Part of the Ctenopharyngodon idella isolate HZGC_01 chromosome 24, HZGC01, whole genome shotgun sequence genome, ttgcttattgaatattatatattgcatgtttgtttattaattactaaatgttaaatattgcttattgaatattatatattgcatgtttgtttattaaatgtcTAGGCTAATCTGAGCTCAGTCATTTAAATCCATAATCTTACATTTAAATCTATAAATTCTACAGAATCCTGAAGATTTTTTCCCTATAAAATCAGTGCATGAACGCGCAAAATATTCCATCTGGGTTTTTACTaataatatgtgtatataatatgACAATATACAGACAGATAAGTACATAGTAGCCAGTTATTAGCGGGTACCATGATTCAACACTGATATGAGGACAGATTTATTATGCAGTTTTTGATTGATAGATTAAAGCTTAAGTGTGTAAGTAACAAACTTATTTGTaaaatttgtatatttgtagacacacttcagctttaatcTTTAATCATAGTAAATTCATTATTCACGTCATTCATAATTTTCAGAAAAGATCAGTCTCACATCCTCTGACTCAAAGACGTAGCATATCATGCGGTACTGCTTCCGACTTTCTGTGTTGAGGTCTGATTCTGTGCAGTCGAGCGAGGAGGAGTTAGACAGACGCCGACGGGCCATCAGAACCACCACGTTACCGATGTCTGCGATGTAAGAGATGGTGCGGAGGGCGTTGTCCATCATCGTCTCCTGTGAACAAGGATCAGGTGTCAGCCAATGAAAAGTCTGTAAGCATTAATCCTGCACCTTGTTCtttaatgttaacattttaaaaggGCAATTTGCCTTTTTATGAGATAGTGAAGTGGAAAGAAGGAAGTATTAAGATAGAAAGGGAAAAATGGGATTGGGAATTGACATAGGCCAGATTCAAACCTGCATTACCATTAGAACACCATACAATACTGTCTATATATTCATACAATAGTCGATATATTGATACAATTACCAGGTTTATATGAAATGTACCAACCTGTGTGTCAGCATTGAGCACCTTGATGGCCTTGGTTGAGATGAACAAGTCAATCTCAGTCAAGCTCTGAGATTCACCCTCTACAGACTACAGAACAGTTACAGAAAGGTTACAGTGTCATCTAGTGGACTGAGAGAGAACTTCTGACAACATCCTCTATTTTTAATGGATATTAAACATTTTCTGTGGAGCCTCTTATAAAATACCTTAACACAGTCCACAGCTTCCTGCGCTTGCTTCATGCGCACACTTTTAGACGGGTTTTTTTCGGACAGCAGCTGGGTAGAGCCGAGGTAGTTTGCAGCAAAGATGATTCCATTGATGAGATCTTCTGGCTCACATGGACCAGGGACTGGAAAACAAATGCAAAGACCAGGATAAACAACTACATTAATAAAGCTCTAATATCAATAAAACACCAATGATCAACAAATGTGCGTATTTCAGATTTCAAAAGGTTTGTGACGCAATATTcaattgtatttcaaataaaacagaacttacTATCCACAAAGCTTGGAAAAGAGGGATTTCTCTGGGTCTGCTGAAAAGCAAAACAATAATTAAGGTACAGATCCCTTTTCAGGTTACAGCTTGCCCCATAGATGTATTCTGAGGGACAGTACCGACTCTGAGATTACTATTCAACATATAAATAGGTAACTTGCCGGTCTCTTTTGTCCAGATGGAGGCTCTGTACTACTGTCCTCTGGACTAATCTGAGAAACCTGTTGAAACATtgaaagagaaaataatcatattttgatatatttataattgACATGATAATGAGACATGATTACTGATGAAAACATAGGGCTGAAGCCATAATATAAGTGGATGGTAGTGCTATTGTAATAAAAAACCTCTAACCAATAGCCAGTCAGTTGTAGCAGCCCAACAGCTGATTAAACGGTTTAGATTATTTGTGGGTATACATGGAAGTTTATACATTTTGagaagtatatatatatgatcagGGGCAAAACAACTCAATTTTTAGGAAATACAACACAAAATTTCTGCCCCTGTATATACATATTAGCTAAATTAGCACAATTAGCATTAGCATAATTAGCTTAAATTTTTGGAACCAAATGGCTAAAGGTTTGCATAAAAAaggaatgttttgttttgtttcccaACAGCAACCTTTTTCCAGTTTTTACTCTATCAGTGTTCGGAGGCTTAACCCTAACAATCGAATAGTCTATTGTTTAGAGCAAATCTTCAAATCTGACAGGCCACCTGCCCAGAGTGTTTCCCTCGCCTGCAGCCCGAGACGCATCCCTGCAACCTAACAGGACAAGAGgtttggagaatggatggatggaaatctTCAAATCTCTTTGGAAACATTTGATGCTTGTCTAGAAGGAGGTGGACCACTGGTAGAAGTTTGGTGCAATGTAATTAAGGGCATTTTCACACCTAtggattgtttgttttgttctgaaacaggactaaatttgttacaatgttgtattttcttcttggttcggtTCGCTTTCACAtggcaacatttcaaagtgtACCAAAATGTGTTAATGTAAGTCACATGCgagtaccactgtcctcttattggtcagagtttTCTCAGCGTCATCCATCAAAATGATTGACAAGTTCGCTCCATGAgcttattgtggctttatttgtAACTGTCGAGACACACGCAAACACTACACAAATGTAGCCGTCATTCCCGctgttaaattatatactaCATTCGTATTAATGCTGCGGCAAATTCAAACGCGCTCTCTCTGGATCTCCCAGTGCTGTCTAGTAGGCTGTGTCGAGACCATATATGAATGTTATAATGCAGCTAGAACCGGAATCTAGGCTTTGTCGGGACAGCATTCTTGCATGGAGAAGCGCAATTACACAACATTTAAGATGAATAGTCGCTCTTTGGTTTCAACTACGGTAACTCATTTTCCTCACTCACAGAATCAGACACTactgctttttatataacacatttcccgTTGTGAATTATGTTTTGGTTTGTTGGTCCGTTGGGTCGGATTGCTTTCACAATCTTAAACGAACCACTCCAGAGCTCATTTGAAAGTATACCGAGATGCACCCGAGTGCGATTGCTGCATTCACATCTGCCTAAACAAACCGCACCAAAGGGGACAATGAACTCTAGTGCGATTCAGCCGAACTAAATGAGGcaggtgtgaaagcaccctaaggGTGTATTCACACCTGTCTTCTTTGGTTCGATTGAATCAAACTCAAGTTTGTTTCCCCCCTTGGTGTGGATCTTTTGGGCAAGTGTGAATACAGCATTCGCACTCTGGTGCGGGCCAAACAACTGTACCGAGACTCAGTTGAAGAGGTGGTCTCGGTCCGGTTCAAAAGAAACTCTGGTATGGTTGAATTTCTGTCCAATGAATGGATGACCGTAGCACACGTGTGGTTTTGTTTACGAATTTTGGTTCACTTGCAAAAAGGGAAGTGTGAAAGtgaaccacaaaaaaaaaaaaaaaaaaatcaatgtatatGTATATCAATGTATGtatttggtccggaccaaagcAAGTGAACTAGCGGACTTTCCTGGTGTGAATACACCCTAAGAGTCTCCAAATAAGATAAGAACAGGCTGTCTGATCAAAGCTACCATCCACATTTTTTGGCATTTAGGAATGGGTCAATCTGGAATAAATGTTACTACAATAACAAGGATCCACTCAAATGGATCCAAACGTTGCAGTTCCTCTgcaaagaggaagaaaagacttctTGACAGTTAGCAAAGGATTCACAGTTACCTGTTCCTGACTAGGCCTTGTCTTCTCCATTTCAACAGGTTTGGCCAAGTCTTTATGCAGCCATTTGTTTGGGGACTGTACAGGTGTATTAACATGGGCTCTGGATTCACTGTTTCTCCTGCCTGATAATGTTGAAGAGGCCCTGGAACTGTCAGGAACCCCTTTCCCATTATTTGTTTGATCAGGTGCACCTTTGTTCCTTCCTGAGTTGTTTAGGGCAATTTTAAGTTTGGTCTTAACTCCGATTGCAATCTGGTCTTCCTCAACATCCCCATTGCCCCTTGTCTCTTTTCCACCCTTTGGCTTGTGATTACAAATGGGACGGTCATGTCCTCTGTTTTTGCTGTCTCCAGGACTTTTACTTTGCTCGTGTGAATGTTTCCCATCTCCGTCCCTGTCGTCCTCTATAGGGTATTTTAGCAAATGCCTTTTTTTCCAAGCACCTCTGTCCTCTGGATCTGCAAATTTTGCTTTATTGTTGACCCCGCTACTGTCCTGGTAAGCAATGTCTCTGTTGTGTGCTCTTTCCGAATGATGTCCTCTAAATCTGAAACTTTGTCTAGAGTCTCCTCTACACTCTCTGACCACTGGACATCACAATCTTTTGGACAGTCACTAGCACACTCTTCCTGAACGCTTTCCATTCGATTTCTAGGAGCACAGCTTGACCCTGGAGGGATATCCCTTGGTTGTTTGGGGGTTTCCTGGTTCCTTCTGTAGTTACTAACTGAATCACTTTCTTGCCCCACTTTATCCTGACTGGAATCTTGGGGATGATTTCTGCTGTCTCTGGAAAAGACTTCAGAACGATCGCCTTTATGTGGGATCTCATTGTTGTTCAACTCTACTTCTTTCCCTTCATAGTGAAAAAAACCATCATTGTCTTCTTCTTCGCTGTCCTCTTCCCCTTCTTCCTCAGTCTCTTCTTCATCCTCCTCATCCTCAGCCATGGGGGCTTGTACGAAGGTTGTCTCTGTGATAGGCTCTGGGCGTTTGTAGACCATCGTTGGTGCATCTTGCTGCGGTACCTTGTAAAAGCCTTCAGAGTGTTCCCAAGCCTTTTCTGGTTTACAGCTATCCCGGACTTTCCGAGATGTGCCGGGACACTCAGCACCATCTGCACCTTCATGGCAGTCCATTCCTTCCATGTAGCTTTCATCCTCGGGACAACAGTGGACATAGTAGGTCATCCTATCCGCTTCAGTTTGCAGTTCCTCATCTTCCTCATAATCATGCTCCTCCTCGTCTTCCCCGGATGCTACATTATCATACTCGGACAGCGAGTCTTCTTCCATGCTATCCGGCTGAAGGGGACTTTCGCCTCGGATGGAGTCGTCCCCAGACCCATCACTCAGACAGGACCTAGCTGGCGTAGGTGAGGGTGGTTGAACGTCCAGCTTGTTATTCCGAAGTTCCTCAGGAACTGGATCAACTCCATCTCCATAGAGCTTTTCTCTTCCCTCAGGTGCAGTGCTAGAGGCTGAAGGGTTGAGCTCTGAAACAATGGCTCTGGTCCCTGGTCTTCTCCAAAGAGCCATGACTGGCTTCATCAGGTATACAGAAGTGGGATTCTGTCAGCCCTGAAACAAGAAGTGCCAAAAGTGAGTAAAAATTGGCTTTGATTAGTAAATAAAACAGGGTAACTTGACAGTAGTTGGTGACTGTGTAAGAAACGGAGGCATAATACAGAACATTATGTCAAACTGACGTAGTCACTTATGTCATACAGTAGATCAATTCAAATCAGAGACATCtacaaagaaaacatcttcTAACTACTTTTACCTACCTTTATAACTTACCTACAATCCTTTTCAAGTTATTTTCCCTCTAGATATCCATGGAGCAACAAATATGTGGAACATTCCTCATATTAAACCACTAAAATGAATTTAAGATCAAAATCACAATGTGTCTTCATCACAGTGGAAGTGGAAGACTAGGGGGACAAAAAAGGTCCACTGTCCACTGTCAATAGTACAGCACTATATATAGCACAGCTCAAACAGAAgccactttcaaaccaagcagctttctgttggtcaatgcGGTGAATCcatgtgaccaacttgaacTTGAAATCTGCTTGGGGGATCTTTCACCATGAAATTACTGATTGTGTGGATTCCTAtggaaatgactggatttcaaccgtaaatgtgaccacacctttatGCAGGAAAAAAACAGCCACATAAACATAAAAAGGATTGGGGGGGGGGCTGAGTAGTGATGGGTCGATCATGAACGATTCGTTtattttgaacgaatctttaaTGTGACTAGGGAACAACGAGTTCCTCAACGAGTTGTCTCAGAGtgaattgtttgtttgtgttgacTGTGCATGAGCAACATCCTATAGGTTTGGGTTTGGGTCCGAGTCGTTCGTTCATCCCGTGACATCCCCATAGAGGCTATGCAGTCTATACGGGAAAgagaaatgattagttcacctcgACAAAAGTATGAGCTATACCGACTGCATAGCTTCAGCCTAAGAGGCTGTCACGTGATGAACGAATAACTCGAACCCGAAGACTCGAGAGGTGAACTAATCAATTCTGTATCCAGTACCAACTGCATAGCTGCAGCCTATGGGGCTGTCACGTGATGAACGAATGACTTGGCTCAACATCGTGATGTCTGTCAGCCATCGGTGATGGACGATGGCATCATCTATCGGCCCAATCCTATATGTAATGAAATAAAGTGTGCTAATATCCAGCAAGTactggaaaaaaatgtcactCAGGCATCATGTGCAGTAATTTTCATCTACACCTTGACTTTGTAATCCCTGAGCAGTATCAAAACCTCTGAGGAAAACAACCTCATCCAAATCAAGCACAGTACACCGCAGCATCAGGGAGACAGATCTGCACAATTCAGCAGGTGTATCAGCAGGAAACATGCTGATATTTTCCTGCACTACAGGGATTTCTCCCTTGATGAGAGGCATCAGATTCCCAGTGGAAATACAGCCTCGTTCTTTTGATTATGTGACTCGCTTAATTTGTCCCCTTATACAACACAAGCTTGCTTCAACACAGatggacagatttttttttttagtttgaaatcttcataattgtttttttttaggataCTGAAAATCAGGAAACGTGGGATCTATATTCAACACTTATCTGCAGATACGGAGCAACTGAACAAAGTTTGAAAACAGCCTTTTAAGCAtggcttaagtgtccaaatacttttgtaGGCCATTGTATTGCTAATTATTTAAGAATGGAAATTCAGGGATGGCAGTAGAATGTTAAGATTTGCTAAGTTTGCTAATCTATCTGCATTTAATGtggtttgtgtaaatttgcaaAGTAAATTGATTCTTATTTCTCATGAATTAGGCAATTTCAGACAAACTGTGGAAATTGGCCCACATCTTAAAAGAGAAAACAGCAAGCCTAAGCTGAAAATGTGGTCTTGTTTGAAGCTTGTAATCGAACACATTAGTATCGCTATTAGATCAGCAAGCAACTTCTAACCGGCCAATATACCTGTCTTTCTTAATGTTCCTTTATGTTCAGCAACTGACAATGAATTtgcagagattttttttttcccatttggTCTAAATTGTAGATCTTTCTTATTCAACAATGCATAAATGTGCCTTCATTCACTTTTCTGTTAagttcatttaataaaatagGTTTAAAATAAACACCATTTTGAGTATTTGAATGCACTAAAAGTTAGATTGAAAAAGATTATCTTATGTTCCTGAACATCACTTGAACTAACAACAGCGTTCCCACTCCTTTTGCCAAATAAATTTCCATAGCATTTCCAGGGTTCACACACATTATGAACAAtgaatttaattgatttttccatgacttttcagATCATtcttaattatgacatttttttttaaaagttcattttatAGAGACTGTACTCAGAAAGAGCcatttcaataaaatatttaaatattttaaagcagaaaatcccccccaaaaaatatatatatatatattcactttCCATAACTTCATAAAATGCCAATATTTCCaagttttttttcattcattcattcattcataaataatttAGATTGCACTAAAATTGAAAAATTTCTAACTGTattgaatataaaaatattgagCTTAACATAACTTGAAAATGTATAAACACCATAGTGATTTCCATGACTTtctaatatttttgttcaaatttcCAGGGCTTTTCCAGTCCTagaaacaatacatttaaaattccCTTACTATACATATCCatattttccatatttttacCTTATGAACAATGTATATATAACtgtaaaaacagacaaacaacaacaacaacaacaatacaaGGATGTGTTCATATCTGACAAACTAAATGGGCTGGTAAAGGACAATTACACAAATGCACAATCTGTCAAACATGGACTGAAATGGAAAGGTGCAAGTGCAACCCCTAGACATGCAGGGAGTTGCGGTCTCATCTAAATGTAAATTCTTTTGTCTGGACATTTCCTAActgtaaacaacaacaacaacaaaaacatcttaaaccagcctaagctaGTAAAAGAGCGTAGCTTTGTTGGCCTTAGCTGGTTTAAACTGGTCTCCCGAATTGACCAAGCTGGTGTTCGGCTGGATTAGCTGGACCAGGTTAAAAAGTGCCCCAAACCTCTCTAAACACCACAATAAATGCGGTTTATGCTGGTTTAAGCTGTTTTTTCAGCATTGTTGTATGGTCAGACAACACCTTAGGCTTACCCAAATGCATTTGTACATATATAACAGCTTCGCAAAACATTCGTTCAATTCggaattttaaatattttgaaaagtttcTAAATGAACCTCCTTCAGCACCAAAATAAGCCTCATATCCAGCGGTTCTGACGTCACGATCCATTCTTCCAGTGATCGCGAGGCTGAATTACTGCATCCATCGTCCATCGACCCGGACTCTTCATAGCCCAAATGAATCACAAACACAGCCCATAATCCGTAAATCATGGCCAAAATGCTCTTGTTTCTGCACATAACATCATAAAGAACATTTCCCCGCCTCATATCCCGAGAATATGAAGATACGGCGCCGTTTCAGCGTCATTACTGAGATGCCACATGCATGTGCACGCGCTTAAAACCTGCACTCACTCAACGACACAATACACGTGGTGATGAGCATTAGCACGTTgtgtattttgtctttttagTGCAGGTATTATAAAACTGACTAAAATCGAAGCGTGTAATATATGTAACGACCGACGATAagcttttaaaatgaagaaGTGCTTACCGAAGCCAGTTTGGCGTTGCTCGACCAAATGAATATTTGTCGTTGTATTGCTCAGACACTTACAGACCAAATGTTAGGACATGTCTTTCATGAACCACAGATGCTGAGGAACGTGGATGTAGCTTATACACACACCCGTCCCTCAGCATCCCGGGACAGTGAAGCGctttatgactttttttaaagagacagtCAAATATCACAGCAGTGAGTAGGCTACTAGCAAATAaattctttagattttttttttttccaacttaAAATCATTTACTTCTGCGTGACAAGAAACCCCTTCCCTGTCTTAAGTCaacaaacttaaaatataatacacatAGTCTTGtctttatcaataaaatgtCAAGGAAAAGCTGCACAACTGTATGTACAGCATACTACATCAGAATACAATGCATACTGCATATTTTATAAGGTGTTACAGTATGCAATAATAAACATAGTAGTAATcagggctgtgtccgaaattgcCCTCATACCCCATATATTTGTTCACTATTTCAGAGGACAGCCATTTGtggtggtgtccgaaaccatagtggacattattGAATACACTCATTCAATCCCTTAATGCACCACAATACAACTGATGTACACTCTTCGGCTACTTGCTAAAGAATACCCTGCACTAGAAGTGTCGTGCCAAATTAATTCCAGTGTCTTGGCAGAAGATGGTGTCCGCAGCACTTCTGGCgcactcagtgtctgaattcgctcacttgttttcattcactcatttTGTGTACTTTATTAGTGGAGTAATaaagggaatagtgaatgagggtgtAGGGCACGATTTTAGATGCAGTTGTAGTATGTTGTCACATGACCGCTCTGTTTCCAtttgaaaacaggtttgatTCCCCAGCAAGTCTTGTAAAGTTTTGGAGATATTCCTAATGTAGGCTACATACAGTGGAACTTATTCAAGGTAAACACTATATTAAATTTTTCTCTGAGAGATAGACGTAGAGTCCGAAGAGCAGAACAATTTTCTGGAAATAgttcatatacagtatatagatcatcaaagaatccagatgTGTTAAGGACTGTAAAATCATGACAATTTtctttgcatacaaaaactattaaagaccccatgaaatcagTTGACAAGCAGTTGTCTTATTGGAACAGGAAGGTTGAGTGGGACAAACAGAAAGGATTGACAATTGACTTCAGCTACATCACAGCCATGAACCATTCACCATTATTTACAGTTCCCTACTTTAGTTCACTAATACAGTCGACATCCCTCTGGCGAGAGGCAGGAATTCATTCGACATGGCCCTCACAGTGCAGGGCATTCTGTAGCTGCTAGCCGTTGAGTGTAGATTGGTTTTACACttgttattgcagtgcattatgggattgactGAGTGCTCTCGATTATGTCCCCTATGGTttcagacaccactacaaatggctgttcccTCAAACAGTGCGCAATTTAGGGGTATAGACCAGGGGTGGCTAAccctggtcctggagagccacagtcctgcagagttcagctccaaccctaatcaaacacacctgaacaagctaatcaatgttTGAAAGGTTGCTAGCAAGCTATAGGCTGGagagttttatcagggttggagctaaactctgcaggactgaggCTCTCCAGGACTTAGCCACCCCTGGTATAGATCTTATTCACAGCAGCGgcatctttgatttttaacgAGAATGAAAGTCGTGTTTTAccattccaatgcgctacttttccattgtttttctatgtaaaagcACGCTAGAAGGACATGTATGACCGTTGCGCTCGCGTCTTGCGTCTTTTAAAGtgtctcgcgcatgacacggTGTACTAAAAATgcggcgctcaagttaaaatcagttcaacttttaaaaaacgcatAATCGAGACCTTGcgttttttccccattccactgcccgcgTTTcgtgtttttcaaagcaaaaatgcATGTGTGAATCTAAAGGCTGacttatacttctgcgtcggaccTGCACTGTAGTTGTCCACGTCgacgtgcatgcagaccactagtaggcagtgtccgcggtcatgttgaggatcaaggcaaaagctgaagaagaagcagcttgtcatgtacgttgtcagagaagcttacaaatagaagcggcaaataggtaacaacttttgttgcagtttgactgtatgtgtcccctgaaacagagcattttttcattcatatggaagttgaaaacgctcgctcttctcCGATTGCTCTAcgccagttttttgacctgagggaggggttctagcagaccaatcacagcgcttgcagtccgcgtagaattgacgcgttgtaacatttttgaagaggtgcacgtcaggctacgTCGTAGGCTACGCGTGCTACACACAGCCTGCGTCGTAGCTACAGCGTacactcgacgcagaagtataaatcatcCTTAAGTCTATCCTTCACAGCTTCGCTTTCATACCTGTCATGGCgctgctctgaataaggtctatagggCCATTTCTGACAGCGCATGATTTGCTACTTTAAGGTGCCGTCAGATTAACGAGATTTCTGTGAAATTTTGAGGGACAAAAAAGGTCTATTTTCAATAGTGCAATGATAAATGAAGCACATAAAAAGTCACTTTAAAACTAAGCAgttttttgttggtcaatgagAAAATGAACTCGATTCTAAATCTGCGTGGG contains:
- the apba2a gene encoding LOW QUALITY PROTEIN: amyloid-beta A4 precursor protein-binding family A member 2 (The sequence of the model RefSeq protein was modified relative to this genomic sequence to represent the inferred CDS: inserted 1 base in 1 codon); the encoded protein is MKPVMALWRRPGTRAIVSELNPSASSTAPEGREKLYGDGVDPVPEELRNNKLDVQPPSPTPARSCLSDGSGDDSIRGESPLQPDSMEEDSLSEYDNVASGEDEEEHDYEEDEELQTEADRMTYYVHCCPEDESYMEGMDCHEGADGAECPGTSRKVRDSCKPEKAWEHSEGFYKVPQQDAPTMVYKRPEPITETTFVQAPMAEDEEDEEETEEEGEEDSEEEDNDGFFHYEGKEVELNNNEIPHKGDRSEVFSRDSRNHPQDSSQDKVGQESDSVSNYRRNQETPKQPRDIPPGSSCAPRNRMESVQEECASDCPKDCDXPVVRECRGDSRQSFRFRGHHSERAHNRDIAYQDSSGVNNKAKFADPEDRGAWKKRHLLKYPIEDDRDGDGKHSHEQSKSPGDSKNRGHDRPICNHKPKGGKETRGNGDVEEDQIAIGVKTKLKIALNNSGRNKGAPDQTNNGKGVPDSSRASSTLSGRRNSESRAHVNTPVQSPNKWLHKDLAKPVEMEKTRPSQEQVSQISPEDSSTEPPSGQKRPQTQRNPSFPSFVDIPGPCEPEDLINGIIFAANYLGSTQLLSEKNPSKSVRMKQAQEAVDCVKSVEGESQSLTEIDLFISTKAIKVLNADTQETMMDNALRTISYIADIGNVVVLMARRRLSNSSSLDCTESDLNTESRKQYRMICYVFESEDAQLIAQSIGQAFSMAYQEFLQANGINPKDLSQKEYSDILNTQEMYNDDLIHFSNSENLKELHLEKQKGEILGVVIVESGWGSILPTVILACMLNNGPAARSGKLNVGDQIMAVNHTSLVGLPLATCQGIIKGLKNHVQVKLSVVSCPPVTTVLIKRPDLQYQLGFSVQNGIICSLMRGGIAERGGVRVGHRIIEINGQSVVAMAHEKIVHALSVSVGEINMKTMPAVMFRLLTGQETPVYI